A genomic segment from Bacillus cereus G9842 encodes:
- a CDS encoding VOC family protein yields MKLNHLNLCVDDLSEARHFFETFFDFQFLEQKGKALVVMSDESGFILVLSDPKAFKGNKEVTYPEAFHIGFLVETTNEVDQAYNRLVAGGIEIDKEPYSMRGSSYGFYFTVFNGLLIEVSCLDYREGKKISKLNSNHQE; encoded by the coding sequence ATGAAGCTGAATCATTTAAATTTATGTGTTGATGACTTATCAGAAGCGAGACATTTCTTTGAAACATTTTTTGATTTTCAATTTTTGGAACAAAAAGGGAAAGCACTTGTAGTTATGAGTGATGAGAGTGGATTTATACTTGTGCTAAGTGATCCAAAAGCATTTAAAGGGAATAAGGAAGTTACGTATCCGGAAGCTTTTCATATTGGTTTTTTAGTGGAAACTACAAATGAAGTGGATCAAGCGTATAATCGTTTAGTAGCAGGCGGCATTGAAATAGATAAGGAACCTTATTCGATGCGAGGTAGTAGTTATGGTTTTTATTTTACAGTATTTAATGGCTTATTAATTGAAGTGTCTTGTCTTGATTATAGAGAAGGTAAGAAAATTTCAAAGCTTAATAGTAATCACCAAGAGTAA
- the hmoA gene encoding heme-degrading monooxygenase HmoA: MFIETKTFTVKEGTSNIVVERFTGEGIIEKFEGFIDLSVLVKKVRRGDEEVVVMIRWESEEAWKNWETSEEHLAGHRAGRGKPKPDHIINVDHAVYYVKSSKSAYQQS; encoded by the coding sequence ATGTTTATCGAAACGAAAACATTTACAGTAAAAGAAGGTACATCAAATATAGTTGTAGAACGTTTCACTGGAGAAGGTATTATTGAAAAATTTGAAGGCTTTATCGATTTAAGTGTTCTCGTGAAAAAAGTAAGACGCGGCGACGAAGAAGTTGTCGTAATGATTCGCTGGGAATCTGAAGAAGCATGGAAAAACTGGGAAACAAGTGAAGAACACTTAGCTGGACATAGAGCAGGCCGTGGTAAACCAAAACCAGATCATATTATTAATGTGGATCACGCAGTTTATTATGTGAAATCATCGAAATCGGCTTATCAACAGTCTTAA